From Cyclobacteriaceae bacterium, a single genomic window includes:
- a CDS encoding M20/M25/M40 family metallo-hydrolase, which produces MAFAIMKKIVPLIAVLFLAFLTLRLNKPPEVVSDNAPDSVFSAKRAYTYLKVVAGAPHSTGTEENKIVRQYIADVCRGMGLETQMQNTTSVRKEGSSVIAANVYNVIATLKGKQGNGKRLLVMSHFDSQPNTPGAGDDGAGVAAMLEVARIITASKKTFNNDIVFLFTDAEESGLSGAQGFAQDTVMLKSIGFVLNVEGRGNSGVSMMFEVNPENGWAVRQYMQAAKYPVGNSMAYEVYKNLPNDTDYTIFRRAGISGLNSGFVDGYVNYHSPNDKPENLDLRSLQHHGDNLLGLVKHLGNISLEQTKAPDITFFNVSGYWMMSYSSSLNIVLLIACSVLLVVLIVMGFRKKQVNVKGVVSGFFIYFGTLILMLLIGFGVTKLVLMMYPFYGRFYSSNSYNSAHYFIALTAIEATVFAFMYQWLSKKLALQSLLTGVLILEVILLNLFYIVMPSAAFLLLLPILSSIIGNIIVLHRGEQEKSYSDAWIVINILCLIPAMLWLPLTISQMYTIFGLEIIAAGIALVLGILLGLMLPVLVSAFEFRPKLIGIIAAVIFVISIVTGHLTSGFDEEHPLQSAVTYQLRGEENKAFWLTRSKTTDEWSQQFFPEFEMEFGRMKSEAPLLSLGLPTATVVSDTIVNNIRLLRIHCAAGRDALTLALTIHTKDLALDATVIGPAGGVPQAKKAAGPFSGVYYTGLDSRGFDVILELTPNTPLEFTLLDRSMGLPKFDGIKDQPDWIIHGNGSASNTIQVTKKFTW; this is translated from the coding sequence ATGGCATTCGCAATCATGAAAAAAATTGTTCCACTGATCGCAGTCCTGTTCCTGGCATTTCTTACCCTCCGACTCAATAAGCCTCCTGAAGTTGTCAGTGATAATGCTCCCGATAGTGTCTTCTCTGCAAAGAGAGCATACACTTATTTAAAAGTAGTAGCAGGCGCTCCTCACAGTACCGGAACCGAAGAGAACAAGATCGTAAGACAATACATCGCAGACGTTTGCCGTGGAATGGGTCTCGAAACCCAGATGCAAAACACAACTTCCGTTCGGAAAGAAGGAAGCTCTGTCATTGCCGCCAATGTGTACAATGTCATTGCCACACTCAAGGGAAAGCAGGGCAATGGTAAGCGACTGCTGGTGATGTCTCACTTTGACTCACAACCCAATACCCCCGGCGCAGGCGACGACGGGGCAGGAGTAGCCGCCATGCTCGAAGTAGCCCGCATCATCACCGCCTCCAAAAAGACATTCAATAACGACATCGTGTTCTTATTCACCGATGCTGAAGAATCGGGATTGTCGGGTGCACAGGGATTCGCCCAGGATACCGTGATGCTGAAGTCCATCGGGTTTGTTCTCAATGTCGAAGGACGCGGCAACTCAGGAGTAAGTATGATGTTTGAAGTCAATCCCGAAAACGGATGGGCCGTTCGTCAATACATGCAGGCCGCAAAGTATCCTGTTGGAAATTCCATGGCCTATGAAGTCTACAAGAATCTTCCCAATGATACAGACTATACCATCTTCAGAAGAGCCGGCATCAGCGGACTGAACAGCGGCTTTGTGGATGGATATGTAAATTATCACAGTCCCAACGACAAGCCTGAGAACCTTGATCTCAGAAGTCTCCAGCATCATGGCGATAATCTGTTAGGACTTGTCAAGCATCTTGGCAACATAAGTCTCGAGCAAACCAAAGCACCGGATATCACCTTCTTCAATGTGAGCGGCTACTGGATGATGAGCTATTCTTCCTCATTGAATATTGTACTGCTGATCGCCTGCAGTGTGTTGCTGGTAGTTCTGATTGTGATGGGCTTCCGGAAGAAGCAAGTGAATGTGAAAGGAGTCGTGTCCGGATTCTTCATTTATTTCGGAACGCTGATCCTGATGTTGCTGATTGGATTCGGTGTGACCAAGCTGGTGCTGATGATGTATCCGTTCTACGGAAGATTCTATTCATCTAATTCCTACAACAGCGCTCATTATTTTATTGCGCTCACGGCGATTGAAGCAACGGTGTTTGCATTCATGTATCAATGGCTTTCAAAAAAACTTGCACTGCAGTCATTGCTGACCGGAGTACTGATCCTGGAAGTTATTCTGCTGAACCTGTTTTATATCGTTATGCCTTCGGCGGCATTCCTGTTGTTGCTGCCAATATTATCATCCATTATCGGTAATATCATTGTACTGCACAGAGGTGAGCAAGAGAAAAGTTATTCCGATGCGTGGATCGTGATCAACATACTCTGTCTGATACCGGCTATGTTGTGGCTTCCGTTAACGATCAGTCAGATGTACACCATCTTCGGACTGGAAATTATAGCAGCAGGCATTGCGCTGGTGTTGGGAATACTATTGGGACTCATGCTGCCGGTGCTGGTATCTGCTTTTGAATTCCGTCCTAAGTTGATAGGTATAATTGCCGCTGTCATCTTTGTGATAAGTATAGTCACGGGTCATCTGACTTCCGGCTTTGATGAAGAGCATCCATTGCAGTCGGCCGTAACATACCAGCTGAGAGGGGAGGAGAACAAGGCATTCTGGCTAACGCGAAGCAAGACGACGGACGAATGGAGCCAGCAGTTCTTCCCTGAATTCGAAATGGAGTTTGGAAGAATGAAAAGCGAGGCGCCTTTGTTGTCATTGGGATTACCAACCGCGACGGTGGTGAGCGACACGATCGTCAACAATATTCGCTTACTCAGGATACATTGTGCGGCTGGTCGTGATGCGTTGACACTGGCATTGACGATCCACACTAAAGATCTTGCGTTGGATGCAACGGTGATCGGTCCTGCGGGAGGAGTACCACAGGCAAAGAAAGCGGCGGGACCATTCAGCGGAGTGTACTATACCGGATTGGACAGTCGCGGGTTTGATGTGATCCTCGAGCTGACACCCAACACACCGTTGGAGTTTACGTTGCTGGACAGATCGATGGGACTGCCGAAGTTTGACGGGATCAAAGATCAGCCGGACTGGATCATACATGGAAACGGATCGGCGAGCAACACGATACAGGTGACGAAGAAATTTACATGGTGA